One Blattabacterium cuenoti DNA window includes the following coding sequences:
- the ccoS gene encoding cbb3-type cytochrome oxidase assembly protein CcoS codes for MDIIIIMILSSISLGIFFLIFFLFSIYDGQFDDLNSQKIRILIDENNYNNLNKKNIKN; via the coding sequence ATGGATATAATAATTATAATGATATTATCTAGTATTTCTTTAGGTATTTTTTTTCTAATATTTTTTTTATTTAGTATTTATGATGGACAATTCGATGATTTAAATTCTCAAAAGATTAGAATTTTAATAGATGAAAATAATTATAATAATTTGAATAAAAAAAATATAAAAAATTAA
- the ccoO gene encoding cytochrome-c oxidase, cbb3-type subunit II has protein sequence MKFNINNNTNNYNLKKFKKSYYNNSIVKAFLYATIFWAFISFLAGLFIALLLFSPKIPEIVFGEKLKYTQGMFGFGRWRMLHTNTAIFAFVGNIIFTGYYYSLQRLLKTRIFSDILSWIHFWGWQIFIVSTWITFLLGINTSKEYSEHEWPIDIFILLIWIIYGINMIGSILKRRIKHLYVSIWFLLGTWVSVAMLHIFNNLELPISLLSFKSYSIYAGVQDALMQWWYGHNAVAFILTTPILGLMYYFVPKASNQPIFSYKLSIIHFWSLIFIYIWAGPHHLMYTSLPNWAQMLGTIFSIMLIAPSWGGMLNGLLTLRSDWGKVRKDPVLKFFVVGIICYGMATFEGPMLATKTLNSIGHFTDWVIAHVHLGTLGWNGFMSFGIIYWIIQKIWNTKLYSKLLANIHFILGIIGIILYIFPMYLSSILQSSMWKRFNSDGTLSHKNFIDSVISIIPFYKIRFLGGLIYLIGFILMIYNIIKTIQNGFFIKNEEFLYNPFYYNEKNKNEKFHSWLERKPIQMIILSLLAVAIGGLIEIIPTIVIKSNVPTIHNVKPYSALELEGRDLFVREGCNSCHSAQVRPFRDEVVRYGEYSKAGEFVYDHPFLWGSKRTGPDLAREGGKNPSSWHYNHLFDPRSTSSGSIMPRYPWLIYNKLNRIDTYNKIKAMMKLGVPYKLEYVNTYNNDMNKQAKKIVKDIYSEYPKLEKEINKEKNEFKDKFIPLEDREVIALIAYLQRIGTDIKS, from the coding sequence ATGAAATTTAATATCAATAACAATACTAATAATTATAACTTAAAAAAATTCAAAAAAAGTTACTATAATAATAGTATAGTGAAAGCTTTTTTATATGCTACAATATTTTGGGCATTTATAAGTTTTTTAGCAGGATTATTTATAGCATTACTTCTTTTTTCACCAAAAATACCTGAGATTGTTTTTGGAGAAAAATTAAAATATACTCAAGGTATGTTTGGATTTGGTAGATGGAGAATGTTACATACAAACACTGCTATATTTGCTTTCGTAGGAAACATAATATTTACAGGTTATTATTATTCTTTACAACGTTTATTAAAAACAAGAATATTTAGTGATATTCTAAGTTGGATTCATTTTTGGGGATGGCAGATATTTATAGTTTCCACATGGATAACTTTTTTATTAGGAATTAATACAAGTAAAGAATATTCTGAACATGAATGGCCTATAGATATATTTATATTATTAATATGGATCATATACGGAATTAATATGATAGGAAGTATTTTAAAAAGAAGGATAAAACATTTGTATGTAAGTATTTGGTTTTTATTAGGAACATGGGTATCTGTAGCAATGTTGCATATATTTAACAATTTAGAATTACCTATATCTCTTTTATCATTTAAAAGTTATTCTATATATGCTGGAGTTCAAGATGCATTAATGCAATGGTGGTATGGACATAACGCAGTAGCTTTTATTTTAACCACTCCTATATTGGGGCTAATGTATTATTTCGTTCCAAAAGCTTCAAATCAACCTATATTTTCTTATAAACTTTCTATTATTCATTTTTGGTCTTTAATATTTATATATATATGGGCAGGTCCTCACCATTTAATGTATACATCACTTCCTAATTGGGCTCAAATGTTAGGTACAATATTTTCTATTATGTTAATTGCCCCCTCCTGGGGAGGTATGTTAAATGGATTACTTACTTTAAGAAGTGATTGGGGTAAAGTAAGAAAAGATCCTGTATTAAAATTTTTTGTTGTTGGAATTATTTGTTATGGAATGGCTACATTTGAAGGTCCAATGTTGGCTACTAAAACTTTAAATTCAATAGGACATTTTACAGATTGGGTAATTGCTCATGTTCATTTAGGAACTTTAGGTTGGAATGGATTTATGTCATTTGGTATCATATATTGGATAATTCAAAAAATTTGGAATACAAAATTATATTCTAAGTTATTAGCTAATATTCATTTTATTCTTGGTATCATAGGAATAATTTTATATATTTTTCCTATGTATCTTAGTTCAATCTTGCAATCATCAATGTGGAAACGTTTTAATTCAGATGGAACATTATCACACAAAAATTTTATAGATTCTGTAATATCTATAATACCGTTTTATAAAATACGATTTTTAGGTGGACTTATATATTTGATAGGTTTTATACTAATGATTTACAATATTATAAAAACAATTCAGAATGGATTTTTTATAAAAAATGAAGAATTTTTATATAACCCATTTTATTATAATGAAAAAAATAAAAATGAAAAATTTCATAGTTGGTTAGAAAGAAAACCTATTCAAATGATAATTTTATCTTTATTAGCAGTTGCAATAGGAGGATTAATTGAAATTATTCCTACTATAGTAATTAAATCAAATGTTCCTACTATTCATAATGTAAAACCATATTCTGCTTTAGAACTAGAAGGAAGAGATTTATTTGTAAGAGAAGGTTGTAATTCATGTCATAGTGCACAAGTTCGACCATTTAGAGATGAAGTAGTTCGTTATGGTGAATATTCTAAAGCTGGAGAATTTGTATACGATCATCCGTTTTTATGGGGTTCTAAAAGAACAGGCCCGGATTTAGCTAGAGAAGGAGGTAAAAATCCTAGTTCTTGGCATTATAATCATTTATTTGATCCTAGATCAACATCTTCAGGATCAATCATGCCTAGATATCCGTGGTTAATTTATAATAAATTAAATAGAATTGATACATATAATAAAATTAAAGCTATGATGAAATTAGGAGTACCATATAAATTGGAATACGTAAATACATATAATAATGATATGAATAAACAAGCAAAAAAAATTGTTAAGGATATTTATAGTGAATATCCAAAATTGGAAAAAGAAATAAATAAAGAAAAAAATGAATTTAAAGATAAATTTATACCTCTAGAAGATAGAGAAGTTATAGCATTAATTGCTTATTTACAAAGAATTGGTACAGATATAAAATCTTAA
- a CDS encoding cytochrome oxidase, producing MRFFKNYFTGEKNIGIFQSTILIIFFLIFFFILFMVFSKPKDYYKNDSLIATDNNFDKKKKNR from the coding sequence ATGAGATTTTTTAAAAATTATTTTACAGGAGAGAAAAATATAGGAATATTTCAATCAACTATATTAATAATATTTTTTTTAATATTTTTTTTTATATTATTTATGGTTTTTTCTAAACCAAAAGATTATTATAAAAATGATAGTTTAATAGCTACAGACAATAATTTTGATAAAAAAAAAAAAAATAGATAA
- a CDS encoding cbb3-type cytochrome c oxidase N-terminal domain-containing protein, with translation MKSKISSFIMISSSLSIIIFSFYTFLKSYNKMFYIKHPITILFIIIIILLLIILEFINNLIFEKKIESLSEKEKKIILERNEGNYFYLFYKFLFHYNENKKIKKVKKIDHGFDGIIELDNNIPIWWTHLFFLTIIFSMIYLISYLTLDFSNPYKEYKIAYEKQLKEIKIFEKNTPQTSLKKSFFKKNLINDGKILFEENCSTCHQKDGSGNIGPNLTDDYWINIVEKDLYKNIFSIIWNGSKKNPTMRAFGESGEIKGNDIEKISSYVYFINKKKIKPNKQKSPQGKKILIWNIK, from the coding sequence ATGAAATCTAAAATTTCTTCTTTTATTATGATTTCTTCTTCATTATCTATTATAATATTCTCATTTTATACTTTTCTTAAAAGTTATAATAAGATGTTTTATATAAAACATCCTATTACCATATTATTTATTATAATAATAATATTATTACTGATAATATTAGAATTTATTAATAATTTGATTTTTGAAAAAAAAATAGAATCATTATCTGAAAAAGAAAAAAAAATAATTCTTGAAAGAAATGAAGGAAATTATTTTTACTTATTTTATAAATTTTTATTTCACTATAATGAAAATAAAAAAATAAAAAAAGTAAAAAAAATAGATCATGGATTTGATGGAATCATAGAATTAGATAATAATATTCCAATATGGTGGACTCACTTATTTTTTTTAACTATTATTTTTTCTATGATTTATTTAATTTCTTATCTAACATTAGATTTTTCTAATCCTTATAAGGAATATAAAATAGCTTATGAAAAACAGTTAAAAGAAATTAAAATATTTGAAAAAAATACTCCACAAACATCTTTAAAAAAATCTTTTTTTAAAAAAAATTTAATAAATGATGGAAAAATATTGTTTGAAGAAAATTGTTCTACTTGTCATCAAAAAGATGGTAGTGGCAATATTGGTCCTAATTTAACAGATGATTATTGGATAAATATAGTAGAAAAAGATTTATATAAAAATATATTTTCTATAATATGGAATGGAAGTAAAAAAAATCCTACAATGCGTGCTTTTGGAGAATCTGGAGAAATCAAAGGAAATGATATTGAAAAAATATCTAGTTATGTCTATTTTATCAATAAGAAAAAAATAAAACCTAACAAACAAAAATCACCTCAAGGAAAAAAAATATTAATATGGAATATTAAATAA
- a CDS encoding FixH family protein, translating into MKIKLGWDTSIILSMVTFMSFIIYIAFFFPNIESQLVSEKYYEDELKYQEIINEKKNASKLSDKINILTSSTGINIIFHISNGYGSIKLFRYSSKDLDLIRYFDLSTRKKLFINKKFLKKGYYKVIIRFKNNKVKYFIEKNLYWNK; encoded by the coding sequence ATGAAAATAAAATTAGGATGGGATACTTCTATTATATTATCCATGGTAACTTTCATGAGTTTTATAATTTATATTGCATTTTTTTTCCCAAATATAGAAAGTCAACTTGTATCAGAAAAATATTATGAAGATGAATTGAAATATCAAGAGATTATAAATGAAAAAAAAAATGCATCAAAATTATCAGATAAAATCAATATTTTAACTTCATCTACTGGCATTAATATTATATTTCATATTTCTAATGGTTATGGTTCAATAAAGTTATTTAGATATTCTTCTAAAGATTTAGATTTAATCAGATATTTTGACTTATCTACAAGAAAAAAATTATTCATTAATAAAAAATTTTTAAAAAAAGGATATTATAAAGTAATAATAAGATTCAAAAATAATAAAGTAAAGTATTTTATTGAGAAAAATTTATACTGGAATAAATAA
- a CDS encoding NADP-dependent malic enzyme codes for MKKIKKDLREESLIYHSKFPAGKIKITPTKKYNSQRDLSLAYSPGVAEPCKEIVKYPKNVYKYTSKGNLVAVITNGSAVLGLGNIGALASKPVMEGKALLFKIFSGIDVFDIEINESNPKKFIEIIKSISPTFGGINLEDIKSPEAFEIERVLKKELDIPVMHDDQDGTAIISGAALLNAIFYVKKNIDKIKMVINGAGSAAISCARIYKKLGIKSNNILMFDSKGLLHHSRNDLNKEKKEFSINESYPIFTLKEAIKNSDVFIGLSIGGILTTDMLKSMAINPIVFAMANPDPEIDYNLAIKTRSDVIIATGRSDYPNQVNNVIGFPYIFRGALDVQANIINDKMKLAAVHAIASLAKEPVPEQVNIVYNKKNISFGKEYIIPKPFDNRLIIRVSPAVAKAAMDSGVARNPISNWKIYKEILLDRMGYESKILRMIQNRARTNPKRIVFCNGEEYNVLKSIHILNEEGIIHSPTVLGNKNKINNLIKENKLDIKLRIIDPEKDKNNIIIDKYAKILWKRRCRKGLTLYESKIRMRNNDHFGSMMVDQNEADVVITGYSRSFSLSLRPILEVIGKKKSDFKVAGMIILLTKKGPLFLADTAVIPDPTSEELARIALMASHVVKEFNIEPHIAMLSFQNFSSRSKTSNKVSRTVAFLHKKYPKLIVDGELQPDFALNEFLLSSKFPFSKLVKKKANIFIFPNLESSNLTYKFIRGLGEVKTIGPIMLGMNKPAHVMQMQSSIEEIVNLSTIAVIDAQIRTN; via the coding sequence ATGAAAAAAATAAAAAAAGATCTTCGTGAAGAATCATTAATTTATCATAGTAAATTTCCGGCAGGAAAAATAAAAATTACACCAACAAAAAAATATAATAGTCAAAGGGATTTATCATTAGCTTATTCACCTGGAGTAGCGGAACCTTGCAAAGAAATTGTTAAATATCCTAAAAATGTATATAAATATACATCGAAAGGAAATTTGGTTGCAGTTATTACAAATGGATCAGCAGTTTTAGGATTAGGAAATATAGGTGCTTTAGCTTCTAAACCAGTAATGGAAGGAAAAGCACTTTTATTTAAAATATTTTCTGGAATTGATGTATTTGATATAGAAATTAATGAATCTAATCCAAAAAAATTTATAGAAATAATAAAATCTATATCTCCTACTTTTGGAGGAATTAATTTAGAAGATATTAAGTCACCAGAAGCTTTTGAGATAGAAAGAGTTCTAAAAAAAGAATTAGATATTCCTGTCATGCATGATGATCAAGATGGAACCGCAATTATTTCAGGAGCTGCCTTACTTAATGCAATTTTTTACGTAAAAAAAAATATTGATAAAATAAAAATGGTTATTAATGGAGCTGGTTCTGCTGCAATTTCTTGTGCTAGAATATATAAAAAATTAGGAATTAAATCAAATAATATCCTTATGTTTGATAGTAAAGGTTTATTACATCATTCAAGAAACGATTTAAATAAAGAAAAAAAAGAATTTTCTATTAATGAATCTTATCCTATTTTTACCTTGAAAGAAGCAATTAAAAATTCAGATGTATTTATTGGATTATCTATAGGAGGTATATTAACTACTGATATGTTAAAAAGTATGGCAATAAACCCCATTGTTTTTGCTATGGCTAATCCTGATCCAGAAATTGATTATAATTTAGCTATAAAAACTAGATCTGACGTTATTATTGCTACTGGAAGAAGTGATTATCCTAACCAAGTAAATAATGTAATAGGATTCCCATATATTTTTAGAGGTGCTTTAGATGTTCAAGCAAATATCATTAATGATAAAATGAAATTAGCAGCAGTGCATGCTATTGCATCTTTAGCAAAAGAACCTGTTCCTGAACAAGTAAATATCGTCTATAATAAAAAAAATATTTCTTTTGGAAAAGAATATATTATTCCTAAACCTTTTGATAATAGATTAATTATTAGAGTATCCCCTGCTGTAGCAAAGGCAGCTATGGATTCTGGAGTTGCAAGGAATCCAATTTCTAATTGGAAAATTTATAAAGAAATACTTCTAGATAGAATGGGATACGAAAGTAAAATTTTAAGAATGATACAAAATAGAGCTCGAACAAATCCTAAAAGAATTGTTTTTTGTAATGGTGAAGAGTATAATGTATTAAAATCTATTCATATCCTAAATGAAGAAGGAATAATTCATTCACCTACAGTATTAGGAAATAAGAATAAAATAAATAATTTAATTAAAGAAAATAAATTAGACATAAAATTAAGAATTATAGATCCAGAAAAAGATAAAAATAATATAATAATAGATAAATACGCAAAAATTCTTTGGAAAAGAAGATGTAGAAAAGGATTAACTCTATATGAGTCAAAAATTAGAATGAGAAATAATGATCATTTTGGATCTATGATGGTAGATCAAAATGAGGCTGATGTTGTCATTACTGGATATTCTAGGAGTTTTTCTTTAAGTCTAAGACCTATTTTAGAAGTTATAGGTAAAAAAAAATCTGATTTTAAAGTAGCTGGAATGATAATTTTATTGACAAAAAAGGGCCCCCTATTTTTAGCAGATACAGCAGTTATACCAGATCCTACAAGTGAAGAATTAGCTAGAATTGCATTGATGGCTTCTCATGTAGTTAAGGAATTTAATATTGAACCACACATCGCAATGTTATCATTTCAAAATTTTTCATCACGTTCAAAAACATCAAATAAGGTATCTAGAACTGTAGCATTTTTACATAAAAAATATCCTAAACTAATAGTAGACGGAGAATTGCAACCAGATTTTGCATTAAATGAATTTTTATTGTCTAGTAAATTTCCATTTTCTAAATTAGTTAAAAAAAAAGCTAACATATTTATTTTTCCAAATCTTGAATCAAGTAATTTAACCTATAAATTTATTAGAGGATTAGGTGAGGTTAAAACTATAGGACCTATTATGTTAGGAATGAATAAACCTGCTCATGTTATGCAAATGCAATCTAGTATAGAAGAAATTGTTAATTTATCTACTATAGCTGTGATTGATGCACAAATCAGAACTAACTAG
- the murI gene encoding glutamate racemase has product MKNEDKYPIGIFDSGIGGLLIAKEIKNQMPNENFIYFGDTANMPYGNKSKDFIINNSVKIVRFLYEKKCKAIIIACNTITSNALDIILNKFNNKILIFNVIDPIVRNKIFLSYKNIGIITTPSTAKSNFYIKKIKENYNHLKIIQISIPLLAYFIEYNFNLKKSINIISNYLFQLKSIELLILACTHYLYIKHEISNFYNGKVHLIDIQKIVVKEIKKKLKKKKLLSSTQWVNPSVFYYTSNYNFFFKKKVISLFGKSNFIEKYNY; this is encoded by the coding sequence ATGAAAAATGAGGATAAATATCCTATAGGAATATTTGATTCTGGTATAGGTGGTCTTTTAATAGCAAAAGAGATAAAAAATCAAATGCCAAATGAAAATTTTATCTATTTTGGAGACACCGCTAATATGCCATATGGTAATAAGTCTAAAGATTTTATTATTAATAATTCTGTTAAAATAGTTAGATTCCTTTATGAAAAAAAATGTAAAGCTATTATTATAGCTTGTAATACAATCACTTCCAATGCATTAGATATAATTTTAAATAAATTTAATAATAAAATATTAATATTTAATGTAATAGATCCTATTGTTAGAAATAAAATATTTTTATCTTACAAAAATATAGGTATTATTACTACACCTTCTACAGCTAAATCAAATTTTTATATAAAAAAAATAAAAGAAAATTATAATCATTTAAAAATTATTCAAATATCCATACCATTATTAGCTTATTTCATAGAATATAATTTTAATTTAAAAAAATCAATAAATATTATAAGTAATTATTTATTTCAATTAAAGTCAATAGAATTATTAATACTAGCTTGCACTCATTATTTATATATCAAACATGAAATAAGTAATTTTTATAATGGTAAAGTACATTTAATTGATATACAAAAAATAGTTGTAAAAGAAATAAAAAAAAAATTAAAGAAAAAAAAATTATTATCTTCGACACAATGGGTCAATCCATCAGTTTTTTATTATACATCTAATTATAATTTCTTTTTTAAAAAAAAAGTAATTAGTTTATTTGGTAAAAGTAATTTTATAGAAAAATATAACTATTAG
- the rpsT gene encoding 30S ribosomal protein S20 — MANHLSSIKRIRQNRIKRIRNRYIYKSTRTLIKKLLINKDKKSYPKVISMIDKLSKKNIIHLNKASRLKKYLHKKIIIKK, encoded by the coding sequence ATGGCTAATCATTTATCATCTATAAAAAGAATTAGACAAAATCGTATAAAACGAATTAGAAATAGATACATATATAAAAGTACAAGGACACTTATAAAAAAATTATTAATTAATAAAGATAAAAAATCTTATCCCAAAGTAATCTCCATGATAGATAAATTATCTAAAAAAAATATAATACATTTAAATAAAGCATCTAGATTAAAAAAATATTTACATAAAAAAATAATTATAAAAAAATAA